A region from the Acanthopagrus latus isolate v.2019 chromosome 8, fAcaLat1.1, whole genome shotgun sequence genome encodes:
- the taf3 gene encoding transcription initiation factor TFIID subunit 3, which translates to MCESYARSLLRVSVAQICQALGWDAVQLTACDLLSDVLHRYIQQLARACHRYSELYGRTDPVLDDVSQAFRLLGVSLSELEDYVHNLEPVAFNHQTPLFPVSKNNVLQFPQPGARDAEERKDYIPDYMPPLVSLQEEEEEEEVLADMGTSAEAMQVALEEDEEEMDEDETVNDENHPLKRHLDSPDAALGMMPTSKRPRMYPGLSPEWGVEPREPLTSLNPQRVPPGMLPSHDSLDTLSPETPSGALPSFRPLPVVPKHSDPKGLTTPGRKPKVSSPSRQRTKSPKGVLPVPVGGSPIHSPKPSKERKKSPGRTKSPKSPKSPKMGSAKASQTQSKTDAVHKLPLSALSERMGKENIHMRLNMEDRELAEGPFKKIEPDNTAIDDSIDAVIARACAEREPDPFAFSSGSDSDSNGFSSPRRLTIMEPSTPKLLIGAGNSIKDTSTPLHLQAHSGLGNWTMDDSINEVIRKVNQGGPSAPPPNQGEYVSSGSASPPTPEPLLKVFEEKNKIVSSVEVKKKLKKELKTKMKKKEKDKPKDKDREKDKGKLKEKNKDKNRDKNKEFSKDVKMPWKEFGLKDDELFVQRDFTLPEGSIKIKNRDGDAPKKEKEKHKDKKKDKEKSKKDKDKRDKGKDRSKDDRQKQSALAPFAIGELPPLFSPSACLRIPSMLPPLAPILQDKEVKSKEKDKKKDKKEKKKKKDKEKDKEREKAKEKEREKEEKRKEKEREKEKREKEKEKEKERIRLEKVKVETPAALPSPVIPRLTLRVGAGQDKIVISKVVPNSEPKTPTPKTPAAKSGPGNRPRTPPPPPVLTPIVPILPPPASPLPPAPVPSSLLSPAPMLSPAASLKTPVRSVVTETVSTYVIRDEWGNQIWICPGCNKPDDGSPMIGCDDCDDWYHWPCVGILTAPPEDQQWFCVKCSSKKKDKKHKKRKHKPH; encoded by the exons ATGTGCGAGAGCTATGCCCGCTCGCTGCTGCGTGTTTCGGTGGCGCAGATCTGCCAGGCTCTGGGCTGGGATGCGGTTCAGCTCACTGCGTGCGATCTGCTGTCCGATGTGCTGCATCGATATATCCAGCAGTTAGCCAGGGCCTGCCACCGCTACTCTGAGCTCT ATGGAAGAACAGATCCGGTCCTGGATGATGTCAGCCAGGCCTTCAGACTGCTGGGGGTGAGTCTGAGCGAACTGGAGGACTACGTCCACAACCTGGAACCTGTGGCCTTCAACCATCAAACACCGCTCTTCCCTGTTAGCAAAAACAATGTCCTGCAGTTTCCCCAGCCCGGAGCCCGAGAtgcagaggaaaggaaggatTATATTCCAGATTACATGCCACCCCTGGTCTCCTTACAAGAAG aagaggaggaggaggaggtcctCGCTGACATGGGCACCTCAGCTGAAGCTATGCAGGTGGCActggaagaggacgaggaggaaatGGACGAAGATGAGACTGTCAACGATGAGAACCACCCACTGAAGAGGCACTTGGACAGTCCTGACGCAGCTTTGGGCATGATGCCTACCTCCAAGAGACCGCGCATGTACCCTGGCCTCAGCCCAGAATGGGGGGTTGAGCCCAGGGAGCCCCTTACCTCTCTCAACCCTCAGCGTGTTCCCCCAGGCATGCTGCCTTCTCATGATAGCCTTGACACCTTGTCACCTGAAACACCTTCTGGAGCGCTGCCTTCCTTCAGACCTCTGCCGGTAGTACCAAAACACTCGGATCCAAAGGGCCTCACCACTCCAGGAAGAAAGCCCAAGGTCTCATCTCCCAGCAGACAACGGACTAAGTCCCCTAAAGGGGTCCTTCCTGTTCCGGTGGGTGGTAGTCCCATCCATTCCCCAAAACCATCTAAGGAAAGGAAGAAATCCCCAGGAAGGACAAAGAGTCCTAAAAGCCCCAAGAGCCCCAAGATGGGTTCAGCCAAAGCATCCCAAACCCAGAGCAAGACAGATGCTGTGCATAAGCTACCACTGTCTGCTCTGAGTGAGCGGATGGGCAAAGAGAACATACATATGCGTTTAAATATGGAGGACAGGGAGTTAGCTGAGGGCCCTTTTAAGAAAATAGAGCCTGATAATACAGCTATTGATGACTCCATTGATGCTGTGATTGCCAGAGCGTGTGCCGAGCGGGAGCCTGATCCTTTCGCCTTCTCCTCCGGCTCTGATTCGGACAGCAATGGATTCTCGAGCCCCAGGAGGCTGACCATCATGGAGCCCTCTACACCTAAGCTCCTGATTGGGGCAGGCAACTCTATAAAAGACACATCAACACCACTTCACCTACAGGCACATTCAGGCTTGGGAAACTGGACTATGGATGATTCAATCAATGAGGTGATCCGAAAGGTTAACCAGGGGGGTCCGTCTGCACCCCCGCCAAACCAAGGAGAATATGTGTCCTCTGGATCAGCTTCACCACCCACTCCTGAACCTCTGCTCAAGGTGTTTGAGGAGAAGAACAAGATTGTGTCATCAGTagaggtgaagaagaagctgaagaaagagctcaaaactaaaatgaagaagaaggagaaagacaaGCCGAAAGACAAAGACCGGGAAAAGGATAAGGGCAagctgaaagagaagaacaaGGATAAgaacagagataaaaacaagGAGTTTTCCAAGGATGTCAAGATGCCCTGGAAGGAGTTTGGACTGAAGGATGATGAGCTCTTTGTTCAGCGAGACTTTACTCTGCCTGAGGGCTCCATCaagattaaaaacagagatggagATGCTCCtaagaaggagaaggagaaacacaaagacaaaaagaaggataaagaaaaaagtaaaaaggacaaagacaagagggaCAAGGGTAAAGACCGGAGCAAGGATGACAGGCAGAAACAATCTGCGTTGGCGCCCTTTGCTATTGGTGAACTTCCACCCCTGTTCAGCCCCTCTGCCTGCCTGCGCATACCCTCCATGCTTCCCCCTTTGGCCCCGATCCTCCAGGATAAGGAAGTAAAGAGCAAagagaaggacaagaagaaagacaaaaaggagaagaagaaaaagaaagacaaggagaAGGACAAGGAGCGGGAGAAGGccaaagaaaaggagagggagaaggaagagaagaggaaagagaaggagcgGGAAAAGGAAAAACGcgaaaaggagaaagagaaagaaaaagagagaattcGGTTGGAGAAG GTGAAAGTAGAGACTCCGGCAGCCTTACCGTCTCCAGTCATCCCCAGACTGACGCTCAGAGTGGGAGCAGGCCAGGACAAAAT CGTTATCAGCAAAGTGGTTCCAAATTCAGAGCCCAAGACGCCAACACCCAAGACCCCCGCTGCCAAGTCTGGACCTGGGAATCGCCCACGTACGCCCCCACCGCCCCCAGTACTCACACCCATAGTGCCCATCCTGCCCCCACCTGCCTCTCCACTTCCGCCGGCTCCTGTCCCTTCATCGTTGCTCTCCCCTGCCCCCATGCTCTCTCCTGCCGCGTCCCTCAAAACACCAGTCCGCAGCGTCGTGACCGAGACCGTCAGTACATACGTG ATCCGAGATGAGTGGGGAAACCAGATCTGGATTTGTCCCGGATGCAACAAACCTGATGATGGTAGTCCCATGATAGGGtgtgatgactgtgatgattgGTATCATTG GCCTTGTGTTGGGATCCTCACAGCCCCTCCAGAGGACCAGCAGTGGTTCTGTGTCAAGTGTTCCAGCAAGAAgaaggacaaaaaacacaagaaaaggaaacacaaaccaCACTGA